From Daucus carota subsp. sativus chromosome 6, DH1 v3.0, whole genome shotgun sequence, the proteins below share one genomic window:
- the LOC108225914 gene encoding protein FAR1-RELATED SEQUENCE 5-like — MIISDLTKISDNQGSSCGDSSNVSVSIPVSSTESEKSVTNCIVSPGGMKYFMPTSVDGSQVPFQNQSFDSLDKAYNFYREYGRLGGFDVRKTTEKRDADGTIILKHFVCSKEGFVDGSHSEGIRQRRTVSRRCGCKAKVVMKIRSQNRYYIFNFVELHNHPLASESGRQFLRSSREMTVSLRSFVFDAAKVNIGCSKAFSLVKEMTGGYSNVGATLRDFRNFNRDLKEFVGERDGQMLIDKFKVLQETSKSFYFAYELDGDGHLTMLFWADPTGRRNFEIYGDAVSFDATFDTNKYNMIFAPFTGVDKHDRCVTFAACLLSKEDVAHYNWAFKHFVKAMGRNPVVFITDQCPAMKVSVPASFCGDNGLVASKHRLCMWHIMQKFPIKLGNRLCKETDFMEKMKTYIWSSNLEIDEFESGWKAVIGEFKLEDNKWLSDMYDIRKSWIPAYFRDSPMFGLMRTTSRSESENFFFSQFHKQGDTLCEFWIRFESAMHRQRNETERLDHESNSSKPNILSRWFIEDDAAELFTRSIFYKVQEEILASCLDMQIKRMSEEVDGVTHFEIKDVKVKDKLFKVTVSKSHAVCSCKQFVMCGIVCRHAFCGLKQIGVTKFPRSLVLNRWMKVAESGTSLESNVVCSDYFKMEQVSLKLTNLWFDFRQILSKAGVEMDKLDYVHKIIKQISSDFEKYDGDSVDFTKKDHMAAMVGEQPVEEITILAPTVSRNKGNYFKRLVSDREKAMTKANKRVRRCKECSATTHDSRTCPKKKKDGGAVVSNML, encoded by the exons ATGATTATATCAGACTTAACGAAGATTAGTGATAATCAAG GTTCAAGTTGCGGTGATTCGTCTAATGTTAGTGTTAGTATTCCTGTTTCTTCAACAGAAAGCGAAAAATCAGTGACGAATTGCATTGTCTCTCCTGGTGGTATGAAGTATTTTATGCCTACTTCTGTTGATGGAAGTCAAGTACCGTTTCAAAATCAGTCATTTGATAGCTTAGATAAGGCGTACAACTTTTACAGAGAGTATGGGAGGCTAGGGGGTTTTGATGTACGAAAAACAACGGAGAAGAGAGATGCTGATGGTAccataattttgaaacattttgtGTGTAGTAAGGAAGGTTTTGTTGATGGAAGTCATTCTGAAGGAATTAGGCAAAGACGTACTGTGTCACGGAGGTGTGGATGTAAAGCAAAAGTGGTCATGAAAATTAGGAGCCAGAacagatattatattttcaattttgttgaACTTCACAACCATCCGCTTGCTAGTGAAAGTGGTAGACAGTTTCTGAGGTCTAGTAGAGAGATGACAGTTAGTTTGCGAAGTTTTGTTTTTGATGCTGCGAAGGTAAATATCGGCTGCAGCAAGGCATTTAGCTTGGTCAAAGAGATGACAGGTGGATATAGTAATGTTGGGGCAACATTACGTGATTTCAGGAATTTTAATAGGGATTTAAAAGAATTTGTCGGTGAAAGGGATGGACAGATGCTGATTGACAAGTTTAAAGTATTACAGGAGACatcaaaatcattttattttgcttATGAGCTTGATGGTGACGGGCATTTGACTATGCTTTTCTGGGCTGATCCAACAGGTAGGAGGAACTTTGAAATATACGGCGATGCTGTGTCATTTGATGCCACTTTTGATACTAACAA gtataatatgatttttgcgCCTTTCACTGGTGTTGACAAACATGATAGATGTGTCACATTTGCTGCTTGTTTGTTATCAAAAGAAGATGTTGCTCATTATAATTGGGCCTTTAAACATTTTGTCAAGGCCATGGGACGCAATCCAGTGGTGTTTATAACTGATCAGTGCCCTGCAATGAAGGTATCTGTGCCGGCTTCATTTTGTGGTGATAATGGTTTGGTTGCTAGCAAGCATCGCCTGTGTATGTGGCATATAATGCAGAAATTCCCTATTAAG CTTGGGAATCGTTTGTGTAAGGAAACAGACTTTATGGAGAAAATGAAAACTTACATATGGTCATCGAATTTGGAAATTGATGAGTTTGAAAGTGGATGGAAAGCGGTTATAGGAGAGTTTAAGTTGGAAGATAACAAATGGTTATCAGATATGTATGACATAAGAAAGTCGTGGATTCCTGCCTATTTCAGGGACAGTCCTATGTTTGGCTTGATGAGGACAACTTCAAGGTCCGAAAGTgaaaattttttcttttcacaGTTTCACAAGCAAGGTGATACTTTATGTGAGTTTTGGATACGTTTTGAGAGTGCAATGCATAGGCAGCGGAATGAAACAGAACGTTTAGACCATGAGTCTAACTCAAGCAAACCAAACATTTTATCAAGATGGTTCATTGAAGATGATGCAGCTGAGCTATTTACACGTTCCATTTTTTacaaagttcaagaagaaatttTGGCATCTTGCTTGGATATGCAAATCAAGAGAATGAGTGAAGAAGTTGATGGGGTAACTCATTTTGAAATAAAGGATGTCAAAGTTAAAGATAAACTTTTTAAG GTTACTGTTAGCAAATCACATGCCGTATGTTCATGCAAACAATTTGTTATGTGTGGAATTGTTTGTAGGCATGCTTTCTGTGGCTTAAAGCAGATTGGTGTCACAAAATTTCCAAGGAGTCTTGTGCTTAATCGTTGGATGAAAGTTGCAGAAAGTGGCACTTCATTGGAATCTAATGTTGTGTGTTCGgattattttaaaatggagcAAGTGTCGTTGAAGTTGACAAACTTATGGTTTGATTTTCGTCAGATTCTTAGCAAAGCTGGAGTTGAAATGGATAAGCTTGACTATGTTCACAAAATCATTAAGCAGATAAGTAGTGATTTTGAAAAGTATGATGGAGATTCTGTTGATTTTACTAAAAAGGATCATATGGCAGCTATGGTAGGTGAACAGCCGGTTGAAGAGATTACCATTCTTGCACCAACTGTTTCCAGGAACAAGGGAAATTATTTCAAGCGTCTTGTGAGTGATAGAGAGAAAGCAATGACAAAAGCAAATAAAAGAGTTCGAAGATGTAAAGAATGTTCGGCAACCACTCATGATTCGAGAACTTGTCCGAAGAAAAAGAAGGATGGAGGAGCTGTAGTTTCGAATATGTTgtga
- the LOC135147188 gene encoding uncharacterized protein LOC135147188: MTVSLRNTQEFKDYTLERLYGTLKTYELEMEQDEEIEKSQKKGYSSVALVASLDETIKDKGKSQVEETEKLVKEENSESSKGKGKDVADSGEESDGIDEHLAFLSRRFSKLKFKKNFNAAKSFKSNSKPDINMVDRSKFKCFNCGNAGHFANECRKPKTEKRSSEHMDYKKKYYELLKQKERAFNTKDDWASLTKKNYRIKEANTFLSDRNGVLETQFIEFEKLKIECQTSKDDLLAVLKREEIIRKQLDKEQEIIAKWKPGRDVSTNITNMQGRETFVENEWKRNKKALEISEISSSDENTDDDHQLKSKASTDESHQLNKNSSVDKKVLKKLNKKYGHVKKNFVKGENNSSETSESANNIHNSSNKTKKKLDASEPKSEETKKNKGNRNGKIGINKHTVNVVV, encoded by the exons atgacagtctctctcagaaacactcaagaattcaaagactaCACTCTTGAGAGATTGTATGGAACTTTGAAGacctatgagcttgaaatggaacaagatgaagagatagagaaaagccaaaagaaagggtattcatctgtggctttagttgcatctcttgatgaaacaatcaaggacaagggaaaatctcaagttgaagaaactgagaagttagTCAAAGAAGAGaactcagagtcaagcaaaggtaAAGGAAAAGATGttgctgattctggtgaagaaagtgatgggattgatgagcacttggccttcctgtcaagaagattctccaaactgaaattcaagaagaatttcaatgctgcaaaatcatttaaaagcaATTCCAAGCCTGACATTAACATGGTGGATAGATCCAAGtttaagtgcttcaactgtggaaatgcaggtcactttgcaaatgaatgcagaaagccaAAAACTGAGAAGAGGTCCAGTGAACACatggactacaaaaagaaatattatgaacttctcaaacaaaaagaaagagcattcaatacaaaggatgattgggca TCTCTTACTAagaaaaattatagaattaaggaagctaacacctttcttagtgatagaaacggTGTTCTAGAAACTCAGttcattgagtttgagaaactgaagATTGAATGTCAAACATCCAAAGATGATCTTTTGGCTGTcttaaaaagagaagagatcataagaaaacagcttgataaggaacaagaaatcattgccaaatggaaacctgggagagatgtttccactaatatcaccaacatgcaaggtagagaaacctttgttgagaatgaatggaaaaggaaCAAGAAAGCTCTTGAGATCTCAGAGAttagttcaagtgatgagaatactgatgatgatcatcagttgaaaagcaaagcttcaactgatgaaagtcatcagttgaacaaaaactcatcagttgacaagaaagttctcaagaaactcaacaagaaatatggtcatGTTAAGAAGAACTTTGTCAAAGGTGAGAATAATTCTTCTGAGACTAGTGAGAGTGCAAACAACATtcataattccagtaacaagaccaagaagaaattggatgctagtgagcctaaatcagaagagactaaaaagaaCAAAGGGaatagaaatggtaagattGGAATCAATAAGCACacagtaaatgtggtagtgtaa
- the LOC108225913 gene encoding uncharacterized protein LOC108225913, with the protein MNTNTIGDKRPLAKVYRRPDNKVIKATAGRNIKTLVGNKLVDEVEGDEHNCNNLVDEQDGDQDNDKQSDEDMQEGEEDSAQEDSAEDMEQDDSAQEGEEGDEDSAEEEEDDEQDDVLNESEEENEDEEEEDEQEEDETENQAQVNNAQPKTKITKYKRKKEAAFETHIPRKRIAGTLYPLLKFMNKDVKKTEGAKHINKKKDEVKIRISPRHFSKMVGELTKEQRDWVTRAGFALLLDFELDILPTKIAYNVLQIFDHHSISLKLKDGDINITSEDVYDVLGLPNGGHPIILASPGKYSQRIKDWHAQFTLSDQITTQMIVQVMKNQEVNDNFKLNFLLVMSNVLIGTKGASYVDKQLLQLDDNLDNLKKYNWADFLLGYLVIGMESWNRTTTTFFRGSLIFLTLLYVDRVRYKGMNLVDRQFPSYNGWTLEMLRQRQEIEVIDGAFGVGSIQPSLKEYLQKIDPSEPPKTKVNQNEHGDWDTWQYWSEVDRIEKDYLKRKESTSQQPHESTQCQSPQNTQYYTPPTETADGNVEQTEEDVLHDLRKRAEELVDIKSKFDEDLVKAREKFPDNKNFAIIGEMLKDYLIPNQETGDDLGDELSPEIVASLEVVEEMDRTDIEILAEQQKDDERYVPPFSLGLEDIEKERNQNLVTPEPEPQEREKSKRTKKVGPYQKSPYVNRVIDIKERMNNEDFGYWVFLLKKKGELLDDLFRWEEVRCIKEHLLTLKPKTSVYYSVIDTWATILNDSEKYKADGSPLRLFCTIGDLIFSIDPEKKVTETYDSFASGMDKILQTFSIKKVEDVEMVCFPINKYEHYYLVCYGIKTMGYFIIDNIKREAQPKMYYSRVLEVLHSHFCNYISRNENPNLGSRVRKMKPRFVKMPWQTTDNSTDCGIFLMRHMETFKGDVKNWNTDLTEEGPTQDKQITRLRFKYNTAILSSHLNELKEPITTEAIGLYNTAEKHNIINVVLAGKAAEKFPTKKSGKRVKFAVNLISSFHEAERSSQEGPTPS; encoded by the exons ATGAATACCAACACCATAGGAGACAAAAGACCACTTGCAAAAGTCTATCGACGTCCAGATAACAAAGTCATAAAGGCTACTGCTGGAAGAAATATCAAAACTCTTGTT GGAAATAAACTTGTTGATGAAGTAGAAGGGGATGAACATAATTGTAATAATCTGGTGGATGAACAAGATGGAGATCAAGATAATGACAAACAAAGTGATGAAGATATGCAAGAAGGTGAAGAAGACAGTGCACAAGAAGATAGTGCAGAAGACATGGAGCAAGACGATAGTGCACAAGAAGGTGAAGAAGGTGATGAAGAtagtgcagaagaagaagaagatgatgaacaaGACGATGTACTAAACGAAAGTGAGGAAGAAAAtgaggatgaagaagaagaggatgaACAAGAAGAGGATGAAACAGAAAATCAAGCTCAAGTCAACAATGCACAACCAAAgactaaaataacaaaatacaaaagGAAAAAG GAAGCTGCATTTGAAACTCATATACCAAGAAAAAGGATTGCTGGAACATTATATCCACTATTGAAGTTCATGAACAAGGATGTTAag AAAACAGAAGGGGCTAAacatataaataagaaaaaagacGAGGTCAAGATAAGGATATCTCCAAGGCATTTTAGTAAGATGGTAGGTGAACTCACAAAAGAGCAGAGGGACTGGGTTACAAGAGCTGGTTTTGCACTCTTACTGGATTTTGAGCTTGACATTCTGCCAACCAAAATCGCCTACAATGTACTCCAAATCTTTGATCACCACTCAATCTCACTGAAGCTGAAGGATggagatattaatattacaagtgAAGATGTTTATGATGTGTTAGGCCTGCCAAATGGAGGACATCCTATTATTCTGGCATCACCTGGAAAGTACAGTCAAAGAATCAAAGATTGGCATGCACAATTCACTTTATCTGATCAAATAACAACACAGATgattgttcaagtgatgaaaaACCAAGAAGTTAATGATAACTTCAAATTAAACTTCCTTCTTGTTATGTCAAATGTGCTTATTGGTACAAAAGGAGCTTCTTATGTGGACAAACAACTGCTGCAACTTGATGATAACCTTGACAATCTCAAGAAGTATAACTGGGCAGATTTCCTCCTAGGCTACCTTGTAATTGGAATGGAGAGTTGGAACAGAACAACAACGACATTTTTCCGAGGATCACTAATCTTTCTCACT TTGTTATATGTCGACCGTGTGAGGTACAAAGGAATGAACCTGGTTGATAGACAATTTCCTTCCTACAATGGTTGGACTCTAGAAATGTTGAGACAAAGACAAGAAATTGAGGTGATTGACGGAGCTTTTGGAGTTGGATCAATCCaaccaagtttaaaagaataTCTACAAAAAATTGATCCTTCTGAACCTCCAAAGACAAAG GTAAATCAGAATGAACATGGAGACTGGGATACGTGGCAGTATTGGTCAGAGGTGGATAGAATTGAAAAAGATTACCTGAAGAGAAAGGAGTCAACATCACAACAACCTCATGAATCAACTCAGTGCCAAAGTCCACAAAATACACAGTATTACACTCCTCCAACAGAGACAGCTGATGGAAATGTTGAACAAACTGAAGAG GATGTACTTCATGATTTACGTAAAAGGGCAGAGGAACTTGTGGACATAAAGTCCAAATTTGATGAAGATTTAGtgaaagcaagggaaaagtttCCCGATAATAAAAACTTTGCTATTATCGGTGAAATGCTGAAAGATTATCTCATTCCTAACCAGGAAACTGGTGATGATTTGGGTGATGAATTATCACCTGAAATAGTCGCCAGCCTAGAAGTTGTTGAAGAAATGGACAGAACCGACATTGAGATCCTTGCTGAGCAACAGAAAGATGATGAGAGATATGTCCCTCCTTTTTCCCTTGGACTGGAGGACATAGAAAAAGAAAGgaatcaaaatttggtcacgCCGGAGCCAGAACCacaagagagagagaaaagcaAGAGGACAAAGAAAGTAGGTCCATATCAAAAATCACCCTATGTCAACAGGGTGATTGATATCAAGGAAAGAATGAATAATGAGGACTTTGGATATTGGGTCTTCTTGCTAAAGAAAAAGGGCGAGCTATT ggATGATTTGTTTAGATGGGAGGAAGTCAGATGTATAAAGGAACACTTGTTGACGCTGAAACCAAAAACAAGTGTATACTACTCTGTGATTGATACATGGGCAACAATCCTAAATGACAGTGAAAAGTACAAGGCAGATGGGTCACCACTAAGACTTTTCTGCACAATAGGAGATTTG ATTTTCAGCATTGATCCAGAAAAGAAAGTCACCGAAACTTATGATTCGTTTGCCAGTGGGATGGACAAGATTCTTCAAACTTTTTCCATCAAAAAAGTGGAAGACGTGGAAATG GTGTGCTTTCCTATTAATAAATATGAGCATTATTATTTGGTATGCTATGGTATCAAAACCATGGGATACTTTATAATTGACAATATTAAACGTGAAGCACAGCCTAAGATGTACTATAGCAGAGTTTTGGAGgttttg CATTCTCACTTTTGCAATTATATAAGTAGGAatgaaaatccaaatttgggatCAAGAGTGCGGAAAATGAAGCCTCGTTTTGTGAAAATGCCATGGCAGACTACTGACAATTCCACAGATTGTGGTATCTTCCTCATGCGCCATATGGAAACCTTCAAAGGAGATGTCAAAAACTGGAACACTGACTTAACAGAAGAAGGG CCAACACAGGATAAACAAATAACTAGGCTGAGGTTCAAGTACAACACAGCAATCCTATCTTCGCACCTGAATGAACTGAAAGAGCCTATCACCACAGAAGCTATAGGCTTGTACAACACAGCAGAGAAGCATAATATCATCAACGTCGTCCTAGCTGGAAAAGCTGCAGAAAAGTTTCCAACTAAAAAATCCGGCAAGAGAGTGAAATTCGCGGTGAACTTAATAAGTTCTTTCCACGAAGCAGAAAGGTCGTCTCAAGAAGGACCAACTCCTTCTTAG